Proteins from one Prosthecobacter sp. genomic window:
- a CDS encoding FAD-dependent oxidoreductase, protein MPNASHAPTGDAVPAAFPPAASRREFLRLLTLASAAPLSVAPLFADVNAATKTGKPLKIIIAGAGLAGLCAAYELEKRGHQCVILEADGSHVGGRVRTLRLQDGLYGEAGAMRVPESHQITRHYLKELGVALRPFVYTNDNAWCYLRGHRARLKDLDTLKPHFALSERERKMSPADMWKVSVVSRLEKLSAAEKADMLAPHPTTSACQALDRLSLRQLLEADGFSDEAIELAAVIWGQEALLDSAATEHMREEMENVWNLTFDEIVGGTDRFATAFVSQLKSKLRTGCEIIRLEQSADGKRAAAVFRNRANNGAEEREEGDFLICTLPCPVLGRIETPGFSGAKLRSIRQLIYDSSTKVLAVTKRRFWETDDGIYGGGTFTDMPTATTYYPADNAQAKDPAVSAKPSVFLASYSWGQQARRLGALEPTAQRDVVLAHLSKVHPQLSVPGMVTRTIGWSWDRHPWSGGAFAWFNPGQHGALHRHLLEPEGRIHFAGEHASLAHTWMQGALESALRAVKEVLTAQA, encoded by the coding sequence ATGCCAAACGCCTCACACGCTCCAACCGGTGACGCTGTGCCTGCGGCGTTTCCGCCTGCCGCTTCGCGTCGTGAATTTTTGCGTCTGCTCACCTTGGCGTCGGCGGCACCACTGAGCGTCGCACCGCTTTTCGCCGACGTGAATGCGGCGACAAAGACCGGAAAGCCGCTCAAGATCATCATCGCTGGAGCTGGTCTCGCCGGTTTGTGTGCCGCCTACGAATTGGAGAAACGCGGCCACCAGTGCGTGATCCTGGAAGCAGATGGAAGTCACGTCGGTGGCCGCGTGCGGACATTGCGTCTGCAAGATGGACTTTACGGCGAAGCCGGGGCCATGCGTGTGCCAGAGTCGCATCAGATCACGCGGCATTATCTCAAAGAGCTGGGCGTGGCGCTGAGGCCCTTCGTTTACACCAACGACAACGCCTGGTGTTATCTGCGTGGCCACCGCGCACGGCTCAAGGATCTGGACACGCTCAAACCGCACTTCGCACTCAGTGAGCGTGAGCGGAAGATGTCACCGGCGGACATGTGGAAGGTATCGGTAGTGAGCCGTTTGGAAAAACTCTCCGCCGCCGAGAAGGCTGACATGCTCGCTCCCCACCCGACCACTTCCGCGTGCCAGGCGCTCGACAGGCTGTCGCTGCGGCAGTTGCTGGAGGCGGATGGATTTTCCGATGAAGCCATTGAACTGGCGGCGGTGATCTGGGGCCAGGAAGCCCTGCTCGACAGCGCCGCCACCGAGCACATGCGTGAGGAGATGGAGAATGTGTGGAACCTCACGTTCGACGAGATAGTCGGCGGCACAGATCGCTTCGCTACCGCCTTCGTGTCGCAGCTAAAATCCAAACTGCGTACGGGCTGCGAGATCATTCGACTCGAGCAAAGCGCGGACGGAAAACGCGCCGCCGCTGTTTTTCGCAATCGCGCGAACAACGGCGCGGAGGAACGTGAGGAGGGTGATTTCCTCATCTGTACGCTGCCATGTCCTGTGCTCGGTCGTATCGAGACACCCGGCTTTTCCGGCGCGAAGCTGCGCAGCATCCGCCAGCTCATCTACGACTCCTCCACCAAGGTGCTCGCGGTGACGAAACGCCGCTTCTGGGAAACAGACGACGGTATTTACGGCGGCGGCACCTTCACCGATATGCCAACCGCGACGACTTACTACCCGGCGGACAACGCGCAGGCCAAAGACCCTGCTGTTTCTGCGAAACCATCCGTTTTTCTCGCTTCCTACTCATGGGGACAGCAGGCAAGACGCCTCGGTGCGCTCGAACCCACTGCACAGCGTGACGTGGTGCTCGCGCATTTGAGCAAGGTGCATCCGCAGCTCTCCGTGCCCGGCATGGTCACGCGCACCATCGGTTGGAGCTGGGATCGCCATCCGTGGAGCGGCGGAGCCTTCGCGTGGTTCAATCCCGGCCAGCACGGCGCGCTGCATCGGCATCTGCTCGAACCCGAAGGCCGCATCCACTTCGCTGGTGAGCACGCGTCGCTCGCGCACACTTGGATGCAGGGCGCGTTGGAGTCCGCGTTGCGTGCGGTGAAGGAAGTGCTCACCGCGCAGGCTTGA
- a CDS encoding MoxR family ATPase, with the protein MPAPAAPPAVPDQEAIIQASSWVAPLRTEIARVLIGQTALVDRLLVALLTNGHVLLEGVPGIAKTLAVRTLAGTLRAKFQRIQFTPDLLPADVIGTMVYHPKDGTFTPRLGPIFANLVLADEINRAPAKVQSALLESMQERQVTIGEHTHKLPDPFMVLATQNPIDQEGTYTLPEAQLDRFLLKVRVTYPTPVEERQVLDAMATSAPKLDVSQVTDVATISASRMVVNDLFMDEKIRDYIVALIHSTRHPETLAPHLKLLIRCGASPRGTINLALAAKALAFLNGRNYVIPQDIKDLAPDILRHRILLSYEAEAEGVTAEDVVKTLLDKLPVP; encoded by the coding sequence ATGCCTGCCCCTGCCGCCCCCCCTGCCGTTCCTGATCAGGAAGCCATCATCCAAGCCTCCTCCTGGGTGGCTCCTCTCCGAACCGAAATCGCCCGCGTGCTGATAGGTCAGACGGCGCTGGTGGACCGCCTGCTGGTGGCGCTGCTGACCAACGGCCACGTCCTGCTTGAAGGCGTTCCCGGCATCGCCAAAACGCTCGCCGTGCGCACACTCGCGGGCACTTTGCGTGCGAAGTTCCAGCGCATCCAGTTCACGCCTGACCTGCTGCCAGCGGATGTCATCGGCACGATGGTGTATCATCCGAAGGACGGCACGTTCACGCCACGTCTCGGCCCCATTTTTGCCAATCTGGTGCTGGCGGACGAAATCAACCGTGCTCCGGCGAAGGTGCAGAGCGCCCTGCTCGAATCCATGCAGGAACGCCAGGTCACCATCGGCGAGCACACCCACAAGCTGCCTGATCCCTTCATGGTGCTGGCCACGCAGAACCCCATCGACCAGGAGGGCACCTACACGCTGCCTGAGGCTCAGCTCGACCGCTTCCTGCTCAAAGTACGCGTCACTTATCCGACGCCGGTCGAAGAACGCCAGGTGCTTGATGCGATGGCCACTTCCGCGCCGAAGCTGGATGTGAGCCAAGTGACGGACGTCGCCACCATCAGCGCCAGCCGCATGGTGGTGAACGACCTTTTCATGGATGAAAAGATCCGCGATTACATCGTCGCCCTCATCCATTCCACGCGTCATCCCGAGACGCTGGCACCGCATTTGAAGCTGCTCATCCGCTGCGGTGCCTCGCCACGCGGCACGATCAATCTCGCCCTGGCCGCCAAAGCGCTGGCCTTCCTCAACGGCCGCAATTACGTCATTCCGCAGGACATCAAAGACCTCGCCCCCGACATCTTGCGCCACCGCATTCTGCTTTCGTATGAAGCCGAGGCCGAGGGTGTGACTGCGGAAGACGTGGTCAAGACGCTGCTCGACAAGCTGCCGGTTCCTTAA
- a CDS encoding DUF58 domain-containing protein, giving the protein MNREIAQNDNDARLTRILKRVRRIELLTRGMVKEMLGGQYHSRFKGQGIEFDDFREYQPGDDVRFIDWNVTARMNDPFVRKYVEERELTVMLCVDVSGSADYGSQEDSKRERAAEIAAVFAFSAVQNQDKVGLTLFSNGIEQYLPARKGAPHALRILRDILNNEPKQQGTDIKPALDLALERIAHRALVIVISDFITPDHAWEKSLRAVAAKHDVVAAQIMDPREITLPDAGRVCLEDPETGEQILVNTSHPAVRARYEQRVTERQNALVHLLRRSGVERITVRTDEDYVPALKAYFRSRKRRRRR; this is encoded by the coding sequence GTGAACCGGGAAATTGCGCAGAACGACAACGACGCCAGGCTCACGCGCATTCTCAAGCGCGTGCGGCGCATCGAACTGCTCACACGTGGCATGGTGAAGGAAATGCTCGGCGGGCAGTACCACTCGCGTTTCAAGGGCCAGGGCATCGAGTTTGACGATTTTCGCGAGTACCAGCCCGGCGATGATGTGCGCTTCATCGACTGGAACGTCACCGCGCGCATGAACGACCCCTTTGTGCGCAAGTACGTCGAGGAACGTGAGCTGACGGTGATGCTCTGCGTCGATGTCAGTGGTTCCGCCGACTACGGCAGCCAAGAGGACTCCAAACGCGAGCGCGCGGCGGAGATCGCGGCGGTGTTTGCCTTCAGCGCCGTGCAAAATCAGGACAAGGTCGGCCTCACGCTGTTTTCCAACGGCATTGAGCAGTACCTGCCCGCACGCAAAGGCGCGCCGCATGCGCTGCGCATCCTGCGCGATATTTTGAACAACGAACCGAAGCAGCAGGGCACGGACATCAAGCCCGCGCTCGACCTCGCCCTCGAACGCATCGCGCATCGGGCGCTGGTGATCGTGATTTCGGATTTCATCACCCCGGATCACGCCTGGGAGAAGAGCCTGCGTGCCGTGGCGGCCAAACACGACGTGGTGGCGGCGCAGATCATGGACCCGCGCGAGATCACCCTGCCGGACGCGGGCCGCGTCTGCCTCGAAGACCCGGAAACCGGGGAACAAATCCTCGTCAACACCTCCCATCCGGCCGTGCGCGCGCGTTATGAGCAACGCGTGACCGAACGACAGAACGCCCTGGTGCATCTGCTGCGCCGCAGCGGAGTGGAACGCATCACCGTGCGCACCGATGAGGATTACGTGCCGGCCTTGAAGGCGTATTTCCGCTCACGCAAAAGGAGGAGGCGCCGATGA
- a CDS encoding DUF4381 family protein — protein MKTTLLLVNTLLAQFPGPAPLPHPQLPPPESVDLPPPWWIPWAAALLLVLLIAIIVWLLVRPKHLPPAPLRQPWSAAFRALNDLRTRAQAIPPQDMGHRVSQVLRRYLQERYAVPAPSRTTHEIFDGRPERLPGVPIPRTQGLWRERFEPVAHLCDDISFMPAPRTQEESTVLIDQALARMQEEKP, from the coding sequence ATGAAAACCACGCTGCTTCTCGTGAACACACTGCTGGCACAGTTTCCGGGCCCGGCACCGCTGCCGCATCCGCAGCTTCCGCCGCCTGAGAGCGTGGACCTGCCGCCGCCGTGGTGGATTCCGTGGGCCGCCGCCCTCCTGCTGGTGCTATTGATCGCGATCATCGTGTGGCTGCTGGTCCGGCCGAAGCATCTGCCGCCGGCACCGCTGCGCCAGCCGTGGAGCGCGGCCTTTCGCGCGCTGAATGATCTGCGCACCCGCGCCCAAGCCATTCCGCCCCAGGACATGGGCCACCGCGTTTCGCAAGTTCTGCGGCGCTATCTGCAGGAGCGCTACGCCGTGCCCGCGCCCTCCCGCACGACCCACGAAATTTTCGACGGCAGACCAGAACGGCTGCCAGGGGTGCCGATCCCTCGCACCCAGGGATTGTGGCGTGAGCGTTTTGAGCCCGTCGCGCACCTGTGTGATGACATCTCGTTCATGCCTGCTCCACGCACCCAGGAGGAATCAACCGTGCTCATCGATCAAGCGCTTGCACGCATGCAGGAGGAGAAACCATGA
- a CDS encoding VWA domain-containing protein, translated as MTFAHEHLLWFLLIIPALMGLKLWVDAHGSQAERLFTAARLRPALVIGRSLWRSWFIYALYAFAMACIIVAVAQPRWGEERLEVPDKGRNVFIAIDTSRSMLARDVPPDRLTRARLAAHDLVIELAGERVGLLAFAGRAYLQAPLTTDHDAIIESLLAFDHTIIEWGGSNIGDLLDVTLRAIKNLPKSNYALVIFSDGGDADANLVPYIQRLTTAGVIVVTVGVGTEGGTLIPNPEIDGDYIRDEAGNVVRSRLESGVLQQLASATGGRFLKLGAQPLNRNSILPVLNRLTEQQSANRQTSRPIERFAWPLGLGIILLMLAWIISSLPRPSARPVMLALAVAAFAPSPSAHAFNIRETLASIFKPGGPTPADASEALQSRDFARARNLYEKLLKQKGYGEAARQELLYGLAATEHELTNYDGSVKNFSEVLHTQDQSLRARAHRGIGHTLYDQGARGLQQQPKITIQRWTDALRHLDAALELDPDNKELRENRDHVAKMLDELRKIMKQMEEQQGNKGQKGQKGQKGQQGQKGEGQEGEEGDEEGAGKQGSDPNGEGEKKEQEGKGEKKEADDGIGGKDAKELPEGRLQAAGGDKEGEKDGQQGKQGQKPGDGGDEKKQTAKGTLPTDQRNPRTGYTPGEAEGIIRQYMDEITAPPTNRYHTPPVNKKDW; from the coding sequence ATGACCTTTGCCCACGAACATCTGCTCTGGTTCCTGCTGATCATTCCCGCGCTCATGGGATTGAAGCTGTGGGTGGATGCGCACGGCTCGCAGGCAGAGCGCCTGTTCACCGCGGCACGGCTGCGGCCCGCGCTTGTCATCGGCAGGTCGCTCTGGCGCTCATGGTTCATTTACGCGCTCTATGCGTTTGCCATGGCCTGCATCATCGTGGCCGTCGCCCAGCCGCGCTGGGGCGAGGAACGGCTCGAAGTGCCTGACAAAGGCCGCAACGTCTTCATCGCCATCGACACCTCGCGCTCCATGCTCGCGCGTGACGTGCCGCCGGACCGCCTTACCCGTGCGCGGCTGGCCGCGCACGACTTGGTGATCGAACTCGCCGGTGAGCGCGTCGGCCTGCTGGCCTTCGCCGGGCGCGCCTATCTCCAGGCACCGTTGACGACCGATCACGACGCCATCATCGAATCGCTGCTGGCCTTCGACCATACCATCATCGAGTGGGGTGGCAGCAACATCGGCGATCTGCTGGATGTGACGCTACGCGCGATCAAAAACCTGCCGAAGAGCAATTACGCACTGGTCATTTTCAGCGATGGCGGTGATGCGGATGCCAACCTCGTCCCCTACATCCAGCGCCTCACCACTGCGGGCGTCATCGTCGTCACCGTCGGCGTTGGCACGGAAGGCGGCACGCTCATCCCCAATCCCGAGATCGACGGTGACTACATTCGCGATGAGGCCGGCAATGTGGTGCGTTCGCGCCTTGAAAGCGGCGTGCTGCAGCAGCTTGCCTCCGCCACCGGCGGGCGTTTCCTCAAACTCGGCGCCCAGCCGCTCAATCGCAATTCCATCCTGCCCGTGCTCAACCGCCTGACCGAGCAGCAGTCCGCCAACCGCCAGACTTCGCGACCGATTGAGCGCTTTGCCTGGCCGCTCGGTCTGGGTATAATCCTCCTCATGCTCGCCTGGATCATCAGCTCCCTGCCCCGCCCCTCCGCACGCCCGGTCATGCTGGCGCTGGCCGTCGCCGCCTTCGCCCCTTCACCGTCCGCGCATGCGTTCAATATCCGCGAGACGCTCGCCTCCATTTTCAAGCCGGGCGGTCCGACGCCCGCGGATGCCAGTGAAGCCCTCCAGAGCCGTGATTTCGCCCGCGCCCGCAATCTTTACGAAAAGCTGCTGAAGCAGAAGGGCTACGGCGAAGCCGCGCGCCAGGAACTGCTGTACGGCCTAGCCGCCACCGAGCATGAGCTCACCAACTACGATGGCAGCGTGAAGAACTTCAGCGAGGTGCTGCACACGCAGGACCAATCCCTGCGCGCACGCGCCCACCGCGGCATCGGCCACACGCTTTACGATCAAGGCGCCCGCGGCCTGCAGCAGCAGCCGAAGATCACCATCCAGCGCTGGACGGATGCCCTGCGCCACCTCGATGCCGCGCTCGAACTCGACCCTGACAACAAAGAACTGCGCGAGAACCGCGATCACGTGGCCAAAATGCTCGACGAGCTTCGCAAGATCATGAAGCAGATGGAGGAGCAGCAGGGCAACAAAGGCCAGAAGGGTCAAAAAGGACAAAAGGGCCAGCAAGGTCAGAAAGGCGAAGGCCAGGAAGGTGAAGAAGGCGACGAGGAAGGCGCTGGCAAGCAAGGCAGCGACCCCAACGGCGAAGGCGAGAAAAAAGAACAGGAAGGCAAAGGCGAAAAGAAGGAGGCTGACGACGGCATCGGCGGCAAAGACGCCAAAGAACTCCCCGAAGGCCGCCTGCAAGCCGCCGGTGGTGACAAAGAGGGTGAAAAAGACGGCCAGCAGGGCAAGCAAGGCCAGAAACCCGGCGACGGCGGCGATGAAAAGAAACAGACGGCCAAAGGCACTCTTCCCACCGACCAGCGCAATCCGCGCACCGGTTACACCCCCGGCGAGGCCGAGGGCATCATCCGCCAGTACATGGACGAGATCACAGCGCCGCCGACCAATCGCTACCACACCCCGCCCGTGAACAAAAAAGACTGGTGA
- a CDS encoding BatD family protein, whose translation MPALPTLLIRTGALALALLTGGSATAATVRAYLQPDRAHTGQVVTYVITVQNGTVQSVPQLRLPVQVGMNSGLSSAQNIEIRGNQRIFSTQLSWGVAGTEPGEFVIPPQEVQVNGEILKTNEVRLIVSESPTPATPPNSADDANVPLFQIEVGKTEVYQGEVVPISASLFVPRSVMLRRVGLIEVTKNDFAIARFPQQADQAETVINGVGYIVITYRSTLSALHAGELKVGPANCELLYEVYDQDDPRQMRRSLPFGMIMGNAETRKQVVKSQEVKVKVLPLPAEGKPANFSGAVGDFSISATATPNELAVGDPLAVDITIDGSGNFDALNPPSLMPPDGWKAYPPRRYNVDGPVDPNITPTAQRRIGYSMVFVPEKVHAELPPFELSFFSPTEKKYVAARTAPIPLRVTPGAAIAAATGTTGSSGTEAPKPPPVQQPKPNISDILMTVPAKANWLNTATVSAPLTTSARFWAIQSIPAALVIFATLFAWFRRHREEVTHGLRGELQQLWRGLEQQNLDDREFLQRAAHFIHRSQPGEVQDAELKQILHRYETQSFTAVPVAAEALGTGERSRILTMLAPLLRRAALFIAALATLTVHAAAADESPDELYRQAREALEKGKFTQAQYLGESLTRQNPPALSAAVFSLIAHARYRQEDLGRAAMWYQRAHLLEPANPEVRQNLRHLDEKLRFFRFQEESPLAEWSLLLGKNTWIIAASAGVWLILLAIMRCILASSRKSSGGTCALVFSVVGILLFIPSATFAAIRPEPGQRVKDVMVVTAKEVSAYTAATLTSGSVIDIPPGSQVRLLEKRGAWSYVEIPSGTDPVRGWVESATCTPLWPWEVTLLP comes from the coding sequence ATGCCCGCCCTCCCGACACTCTTGATCAGAACAGGCGCGCTGGCCTTGGCGCTGCTGACCGGCGGCAGCGCCACTGCGGCGACGGTGCGCGCGTACTTGCAGCCCGACCGCGCGCACACCGGCCAGGTGGTCACTTACGTCATCACGGTGCAGAACGGCACCGTGCAAAGCGTGCCGCAGTTGCGGCTGCCGGTGCAGGTCGGCATGAACTCCGGCCTCTCCTCCGCGCAGAACATCGAGATCCGCGGCAATCAGCGGATTTTCTCCACCCAGCTCTCCTGGGGCGTCGCCGGCACGGAACCGGGTGAATTTGTCATTCCGCCGCAGGAAGTGCAGGTGAACGGGGAAATTCTCAAGACCAACGAGGTCCGCCTCATCGTTTCCGAGTCTCCCACTCCCGCCACGCCGCCGAATTCAGCCGATGACGCCAACGTGCCGCTGTTCCAGATCGAAGTCGGCAAAACGGAGGTCTATCAGGGCGAGGTCGTGCCCATCAGCGCCAGTCTGTTCGTGCCACGCAGCGTGATGCTGCGCCGCGTCGGCCTCATCGAGGTGACCAAGAACGACTTCGCCATCGCCCGCTTCCCGCAGCAGGCCGACCAGGCGGAGACCGTCATCAACGGCGTCGGCTACATCGTCATCACCTACCGCAGCACGCTGTCCGCCCTGCACGCGGGCGAGTTGAAAGTAGGCCCCGCCAACTGCGAGCTGTTGTACGAAGTGTATGACCAGGATGACCCGCGTCAGATGCGCCGCAGCCTGCCCTTTGGCATGATCATGGGCAACGCCGAGACGCGCAAACAGGTGGTCAAAAGCCAGGAGGTGAAGGTCAAGGTGCTGCCACTGCCTGCCGAGGGCAAACCCGCGAACTTCAGCGGTGCCGTCGGTGATTTCAGCATCAGCGCCACCGCCACGCCGAACGAACTCGCCGTGGGCGATCCGCTGGCCGTGGACATCACGATTGATGGCAGCGGCAATTTCGATGCACTCAATCCGCCCAGCCTCATGCCGCCCGACGGCTGGAAGGCCTATCCGCCGCGCCGCTACAACGTCGATGGGCCGGTCGATCCGAACATCACGCCCACCGCGCAGCGCCGCATCGGCTATTCGATGGTGTTTGTGCCGGAAAAGGTGCATGCCGAGCTGCCGCCGTTTGAACTGAGCTTCTTCAGCCCCACGGAAAAAAAATACGTCGCCGCCCGCACCGCTCCCATTCCGCTGCGCGTCACGCCCGGCGCGGCGATCGCCGCTGCCACTGGCACGACGGGCAGCAGTGGCACCGAGGCGCCCAAGCCGCCGCCTGTGCAGCAGCCGAAGCCCAACATCAGCGACATCCTCATGACCGTCCCCGCGAAGGCGAACTGGCTGAACACCGCCACCGTCAGCGCACCGCTCACCACCAGCGCGCGCTTTTGGGCGATTCAGTCCATTCCGGCGGCACTCGTGATCTTTGCCACACTCTTCGCATGGTTCCGACGCCATCGAGAGGAAGTCACCCACGGCCTGCGTGGCGAGTTGCAGCAACTATGGCGCGGACTCGAGCAGCAAAATCTGGATGATCGTGAATTCCTCCAGCGTGCCGCCCATTTCATCCATCGCAGCCAGCCCGGTGAGGTTCAGGACGCGGAGTTGAAGCAGATCCTCCACCGCTATGAAACGCAGAGCTTCACCGCCGTGCCGGTGGCAGCAGAAGCGCTCGGCACGGGCGAACGCAGCCGCATTTTGACCATGCTGGCACCGCTGCTGAGACGCGCGGCCCTGTTCATCGCCGCTTTGGCCACGCTCACGGTTCATGCCGCCGCCGCGGACGAATCTCCCGACGAGCTTTACCGGCAAGCGCGTGAGGCTTTGGAAAAAGGCAAGTTCACCCAGGCGCAGTACCTCGGTGAATCGCTCACCCGGCAGAATCCGCCCGCTTTGAGCGCCGCCGTCTTCTCACTCATCGCCCATGCACGCTACCGGCAGGAAGATCTGGGCCGCGCGGCCATGTGGTATCAGCGCGCGCACTTGCTGGAACCGGCGAATCCCGAGGTGCGGCAGAACCTGCGGCATCTCGATGAGAAGCTGCGCTTTTTCCGCTTCCAGGAAGAATCCCCGCTGGCCGAATGGAGCCTGCTGCTGGGCAAAAACACCTGGATCATCGCCGCCTCGGCCGGTGTGTGGCTCATCCTGCTGGCCATCATGCGCTGCATCCTCGCCTCCTCTCGCAAGTCCTCCGGCGGCACCTGCGCCCTCGTCTTCAGCGTCGTGGGCATCCTGCTCTTCATTCCCTCCGCCACCTTCGCCGCCATCCGCCCCGAACCAGGCCAGCGCGTGAAGGATGTCATGGTCGTCACCGCCAAGGAAGTCAGCGCCTACACCGCCGCCACGCTCACCTCCGGCAGTGTCATCGACATTCCCCCCGGCAGCCAGGTGCGCCTGCTGGAAAAACGCGGCGCCTGGAGCTACGTCGAAATCCCCAGCGGCACCGACCCCGTCCGTGGCTGGGTCGAATCCGCCACCTGCACGCCACTCTGGCCGTGGGAGGTGACGCTGTTGCCGTGA
- the araD gene encoding L-ribulose-5-phosphate 4-epimerase AraD: MTLNDLREQVCDANRALEPSGLVRLTWGNVSGIDRASGLWAIKPSGVDYSALKPADIVVLDLAGKVVEGKLRPSSDTKTHLVLYREFPDIGGITHTHSLHATMFAQAGRELPCFGTTHADHFHGTVPIVRALTPEEVAGDYEHFTGVAIVERLRELKLNPLEMPAVLQLHHAPFTFGRNAMDSLNNSIALEMCAHMALGSFSLNSAMESLPAHILEKHHLRKHGPGAYYGQK; encoded by the coding sequence ATGACCCTCAACGACCTTCGCGAACAAGTCTGTGACGCCAACCGTGCCCTTGAGCCCAGCGGCCTTGTGCGTCTGACCTGGGGCAACGTCAGCGGCATCGACCGTGCATCTGGTCTGTGGGCGATCAAACCGAGCGGCGTTGATTATTCCGCGCTCAAGCCTGCCGACATCGTCGTGCTCGATCTCGCGGGGAAAGTCGTGGAGGGCAAACTGCGGCCCTCCTCCGATACGAAGACGCATCTGGTGCTTTACCGTGAATTTCCCGACATCGGCGGCATCACGCACACGCACAGCCTGCATGCCACGATGTTCGCGCAGGCCGGACGCGAGCTGCCGTGCTTCGGCACCACGCATGCCGATCATTTCCACGGCACCGTGCCCATCGTGCGTGCGCTCACGCCGGAGGAAGTGGCCGGGGACTACGAGCACTTCACTGGCGTCGCCATCGTTGAGCGTCTGCGTGAGCTGAAATTGAATCCGCTCGAAATGCCCGCCGTGCTGCAACTGCACCACGCGCCCTTCACCTTCGGCAGAAACGCCATGGACTCGCTCAACAACAGCATCGCCCTCGAAATGTGCGCCCACATGGCCCTCGGCTCGTTTTCACTCAATTCGGCGATGGAATCACTCCCGGCGCACATTTTGGAAAAACATCATCTGCGCAAACACGGGCCGGGGGCGTATTACGGACAGAAATAG
- a CDS encoding VWA domain-containing protein produces the protein MTIPGIPNFQILHPLWLLLLLFVPLLAMLRGARGRRAAIKFPTTSLLRDLGRPARNGLGGFIFGLVLISLTFGIGALSRPQKVLSFDEEKAEGIAIMLTVDVSLSMLIEDFYIGGQPVNRLTAAKRVMADFIKGRKSDRIGIVAFAGETYLPCPLTLDRDWLINNLDRVQTQRVGDGTAIGSGIASAANRMRREKSPSKVIVLLTDGANNSGRLSPQDAAKLAATLGIKIYTIAIGTPGIHSIPDPKRGTFTPVGQQLFDEGTLKEVAAIGSGQFYMAQNLSSLGDVFATIDKLEKTKIERRKITETDELFPWPLAVSAIALFLALLLSLTVLHSAPEPVAT, from the coding sequence ATGACCATCCCCGGCATCCCCAATTTTCAGATTCTGCATCCGCTGTGGCTGCTGCTGCTGCTGTTCGTGCCATTGCTGGCCATGCTGCGCGGTGCGCGCGGCAGACGCGCGGCGATCAAGTTTCCCACCACCTCGCTGCTGCGTGATCTCGGCCGGCCAGCACGCAACGGTCTCGGCGGCTTCATCTTTGGCCTGGTCCTGATCAGCCTCACCTTTGGCATCGGGGCGCTGTCACGTCCGCAGAAGGTGCTGTCGTTTGATGAGGAAAAGGCCGAGGGCATCGCGATCATGCTGACCGTGGATGTCTCACTTTCGATGCTGATCGAAGACTTCTACATCGGCGGACAGCCCGTGAATCGTCTCACCGCCGCCAAGCGCGTGATGGCGGACTTCATCAAGGGCCGCAAAAGCGATCGCATCGGCATCGTGGCCTTTGCAGGCGAGACCTACCTCCCCTGCCCGCTCACGCTCGATCGCGACTGGCTGATCAACAATCTCGACCGTGTGCAAACCCAGCGCGTGGGGGATGGTACCGCCATTGGTTCTGGCATTGCCTCCGCCGCCAACCGCATGCGTCGTGAAAAATCACCCAGCAAGGTCATCGTGCTGCTGACCGATGGGGCGAACAATTCCGGCCGTCTGAGCCCGCAGGATGCCGCGAAACTGGCCGCCACGCTCGGCATCAAGATCTACACCATCGCCATCGGCACGCCGGGCATTCACAGCATTCCCGATCCAAAACGCGGCACCTTCACGCCGGTGGGCCAGCAGTTGTTTGATGAAGGCACGCTCAAAGAAGTAGCCGCCATCGGCAGCGGCCAGTTCTACATGGCGCAGAACCTCAGTTCCCTCGGCGATGTGTTCGCCACCATCGACAAGCTCGAAAAAACCAAGATTGAGCGGCGCAAAATCACCGAGACCGATGAATTGTTCCCGTGGCCGCTCGCGGTTTCCGCCATCGCGCTGTTTCTGGCCCTGCTGCTGTCGCTGACGGTCCTGCATTCGGCCCCTGAACCGGTCGCCACCTGA